The Filimonas lacunae genomic sequence GTTTTTTAGTTGTATAATGTTAGTGGTGATTACTGTGTGGCTGCATGGTTGCAGCAAAGGTGTAGAAATGGAGGGGGAGTCGTTGGTTTTTGTGAGTTTAAAAAGCAAAACAATTGACCCTGTTAATTGCCAGTTTTTATTGAACGGAGAGGTGCAGGATCCTTATGTAACAAACGGAAGTCCTATTGGTAAAACGCTTACATTAAGTGCAGATGCTAAGAGCATACAGGTGAAAATAGTGGATCTGCCTGCTAAAAATGTATTGGCGGATGTGAATTATAGCCCCCGCCTGGGAAAAAATGATTCTTTGTATTTTTCACTTTTCCAGCTGGCAAGTGGTACTACTCCCTATCTGGTATTGCCGGCAGATACGGCCGCACTTCCTGAAGTGGGATATGGTAAGCTACAGTTTATTTATGGTACAGCTTCCATGCCAGATAGCATTCATCTGAAATTTTATTACTCTAATAATACATCACCCGTTGATAGCTGTATCGTTCGAAGGAATGTATACTCCAATTGGGTAAACATTTCATTAATAACCAAAGGGGTGCTTCAGTACGAAGTGTATAATGCGGTTACCAATGTGCTGGTAGCTTCTAAACGAACCTACCCGATAGCGAGAGTGCATACTTCTATGGGATTGAATATTCATACGATAGAAAAGGATGCCAATAACAATTATTTATTTACCCAGTTGTATTAACTATTTATATTAATAATCAGGTGTGCTGATAAACTAATAGCTGATGAAAAAGTTGATTTTACAGTTTTGTTTTTTAGGGTTATTTTTTATTGCGGGTAAATCGCAAACGCTTACTGAAGTTATTTTGCCTCAGTATATGTATGGCAATGGCACAACGGGCGGAAGTATTATTACTTTTGCTTTCAGGGCTAAAATAAGCGGCCTTACGGCTAGTTCTACCTACCGCTATAACAATCTGGCCGTGTTGGTGGCGGATGACCAGACTAAAACGGGCACCGGCTATTCGCAGGTAGCAAAGGAAACGGCCAATTTTAACCGTAATGTAACCACAGCGGCATTAACCGGAAGCAATACCGGAACTTTTGTAAGTGACGCTAATGGGGAGTATACCGGATGGTTTATACTGGAACCTTATGGTGTTAAGTTTACCGCCGGCAATGAGGTGTTAATGCAGGTGAACCTGGGGGCAGCTGGTGGGGGGCAGTCTATCACCAAACGATTGTATAGCTCTAATACAGTTAAAGTGATTAACTGGGGAAGCTCTGCTGCCAACAATGGTACTGCCATCAGAAGTGTAGCCAAGGCAGGTGTTGCTAAGAACTTTGTAATGTTATATGATACGGACACGGCTACAGTCAATGTGCGTCCTATCAGTAGTGCTGTAATAGAAAGTGATGGCCTTGATATCTCCACACAAACATTAGCCAGTGCATTTGCTTCTTTTTATAAAACAGATGTTGATGCAAAAGATAAAGCGTGGGGCACTCTAATTCCTAACAACCTGGCCAACGGCATCAGAAAAATTATCCGTTATAATTTTGATGGCTCACAGGCAGGCTTTAATACTTCTGCTACCGGTAGCTGGCCAGCTTCTGCTACCACTACTGTTTCTACTGTAAATGCAACGGGTGGTATCACTGATGTGATAGTGCTGGATGGCGACCAGGTTACACTGGATGCGCCTGTTAAAACCAAAGCCGAACTGGCATTCCCTGCAACCTTCCCTGCTGAGGTGTATACTACTGCGACAGATTTTAGTGCGGGTGTTACCAGTAAGTCTCTTGTTACTATTGCTTACAGCAGCAGTAACGAAACGGTGGCTACCATTGATGCTGCCGGTTTAATACATATTGTGGGTGCAGGTTCGGTAACAATTAAGGCGGTACAGGCAGAAGATGCGACCTATGCGGCAGATTCTGCTGAGGTGTCTTTGCTGGTAACTGTGCCTAAAACAGTGCCAACGCTGGTGTTTCCGGATGCTTTTCCTGCAACGGTAATTGTAAGTGCGGCAGATTTTAATGCGGGTGTTACCAGTAATTCTCCTGTAGCCATTACTTATACCAGCAGCAATGCAGCTGCGGCTACCATTGACGCCAATGGCCTGATACATATTGTAGGGCTGGGCACTACGGTAATCACTGCTTCGCAGGAAAGCGATGCGACTTATACAGAAGCCACGGCTACTAAAACACTTACTGTGGTAGATAAGCCGGTGCCTACTACCAGTTTTCTGCCATTTTCTACTAAAATATACGGGGATGTGCCTTTTGATGTAACGGCTACAGCCAGTTCGGGCGCTACTGTTATTTATACTACAGACAATCCTTCTGTTGCACAAATTGTAAACAACCAGGTTACTGTTACCGGTGCTGGTACGGCTACTATTACGGCTACTTTTCCTGCTACCAGCAGTTATTCGCAGGCTAGCACCAGTCAGGTGTTAACCGTGCAGAAGAAAGCGCTTTCTATTGTAGCTGATAATATTACCAAAAAGCAAGGGGATGCCAACCCGGCTTTAACGGTTACCTATATTGGTTTGGTGAATGGCGATACGTATGCTACTGCTTTGCAAACTCCGGTGCAGGTGAGTACTTCTGTTACAACCACATCACCTGCGGGCATATATCCTATTTCTGTAAATGGTGGCATTGCTGCTAATTATACCTTAACGTTAGTGCCAGGCACTTTAACGGTAGAAGCGGTATTTAAAGAGAATGTGATTTCCTTTCCTGCACTGAGCATGAAGGTGTATGGTAGTGCCGATGTGGAAGCGGGTGCTACTGCCAGCTCAGGCCTTGCGGTTACTTACACCAGCAGCAATACCAATGTTGTGGTAATCTCCGGTACTAAAATTCATATAGTGGGGGCAGGGGCTGCTACTATCACTGCCAGTCAGGCAGGCAATAGCACTTATGCAGCTGCCAGCCCTGTAACACAAACAGTAACTGTAAATAAAGCGCTGTTAACTGTAAGCACTATAGATACCTCCAAAACACAGGGTGTTGTAAATCCTGATTTTATCCTTACGTTCTCTGGTTTCGTATACAGCGATAATGCTTCTTCACTGACAACTTTGCCTGTGGCAGTTACTTCTGCTACTACCTCTTCTCCGGCAGGTGTGTATCCGGTAGTTGTTTCGGGTGGTATTGCTGATAATTACGATTTCCTGTATATAAATGGCAAGTTTACTATTTATCCAGCTTCTGGTAAAACCAACGATGAAGTAGTGGGCTATTGCGATGCTCCCGGTCAATTAAAGATTAGTGTACTGTCTAAAAGCGCTACCAGAGCAGCCATACAACTGTACGATGCATCAGGTAAAAAAGTGGTAGACCTTACTGTGCAGTTAAGCGCAGGGTTTAATGTGTATCACGTTGATGTAAGCAGGCTGGCTGCTGGCGTGTATCCTTTACGTGTAGTAGGTAATGATCTGTTATTAAAATATAAAGCGGTGATCCGTTAAGATTTTTTTTGGGTGTAAAAAATTGAAATGAACATGAAACCTTTATTTATAAAATATGCCGGTGCTGCTTTGTTGTTAGCAGCAACCGGTGCGGTTAAAGCGCAGAATACCACTTTATCTGTAACCAATGCAGCCGTGCCTTCGCTGCAAATTTCTCCGGATGCCAAGGCAGGTGGCATGGGCGATGTGGCTATTGCCACAGATGCGGATGCGAGCAGTGTATATTATAACCTGGCTAAAATTGTGTTTGCCAAAAAGAAGTCGGGAGCCAGTGCCAACTACACACCCTGGATGAAAGATGTAGCAGATGATATGTCGTTGTCTGCTGTATCGGGTTATCACCAGTTAAGCGATGAGCAGGCTATTGGTGCTTCGCTTCGTTATTTTAATATGGGTAATGTAGATCTGATTGATTACAATGGCAACAAGCTGCAAACCAATCATCCTAACGAATTCACTCTGGACCTGGGATATGCCCGCAAGCTTAGCCCTTTGTTTAGTGCGGGTGTGGCATTACGCTATATCAGCTCGGGTCTGGTTGCCGGTACGGTAAACGGTACCGATTATAAAAGAGGTAACACAGTAGCGGCCGATGTATCGTTGTTTTATAACGGGTTAAAAGAAAATGCCAAGGGTTGGACTGCGGGTTTAACGCTGGCTAACCTGGGGGGGAAAATTGGCTATAGCAACAATGCCGGCAACAAAGGCTTTTTACCGGCAAGCCTGAACCTGGGTTTTGCTTATCGTGAAGCGCTGGATGATAAGAATGGTATTTTACTGGGAGGGGATGTAAACAAATTGTTGGTGCCTGAGATGCCAGACAGTGATAAAGAAGTGGCAGACTATTATAATAAAGGGGTGGTAAGCAGTTGGTTTAGTGGTTTAGGCAATAAGGCCTGGCAGTTTGGGTTAGGTACAGAATATAACTATATGGAAAAGCTGTACCTGCGTTTGGGCTATCGCAGTCAATCGTATACGGGTGGTAGCTGGCAATTTATTACGGCAGGCCTGGGCTTGCAGTTTGATATTGCTTCTATCAATTTTAGTTACCTGGTACCAACCGGTGATAAAGTAAACAGAAACCCTTATGTAAACACGGTGCGCTTAGGTGTGCAGTTTGGATGGGGTAAATAATAATCATAAAAAAGGCGGCTGTTGAAAAACAGCCGCCGTATATAAGTTTCAAAAATTAAAGCATAAAGATAAAATCTGATTATTAATAAAAAAATAATAAAAGCATAAAATTGAATTAAAATATCCTACGCAATATTGCTATCTGTGTAGGGATAATGATAAATCGCTGCTTCACAAAGCATTGTTCATAATTTATTAACCTGCTTTTATGTTATAAGAAGCAGGTTTTTTATATCTATATATTGTAATTGAGTATTTAATAGGAAGAACCTATGACATCTATCAGTAGATCGGCTCATGAAAAAATGCAGGAGCTTTTAAAAAGGATGGAAACGGAACCGGCAGAAAAAATGCGCAGGGAGCTGGAAGAGTCGCACGATCGTTTCATGCTTCAGCTAGCGGCTGCCCGTGAATCTGTAAGTATATATGAGAAGCAATACAAAATAGCCCGGTCTATGCTGGCTAAAGCCCATAAGGAGCAACGGAAAGCGGAGATTTCGGAAAATATGGATAATGGCGGCTAAATCCTTTACTTTGCAGGTAAGATGTCATTATTTATTGCCTCATTGAATTCGGGAAGTAATGGAAATTGCTACTACGTTGGTAATGAGCAGGAGGCTGTTTTAATAGACGCAGGTATTTCGTGCAGGGAGACTGAAAGACGTATGTTACGCCTGGGGTTATCTCTCAACAAGGTAAAGGCTGTTTTTATTTCGCACGAACATTCCGATCATATCCGCGGCCTGCCTGTACTTTCCCGTAAATATAATCTGCCGGTTTACATTACAGACGGCACTTTACATCATGGCGGCTTAAAAGACCAGGTGCGTACGGTGTTATCTTTCACTGCTGATGAAAGCGTATTGATAGGCGACCTGGAGGTGATGCCTTTTTCCAAGCAGCATGATGCTGCCGATCCACACAGTTTTACTATTTCGTGTAACGATACCCGCATTGGGGTTTTTACCGATATTGGCATTTCCTGTCCCAACCTGGTAAAGCATTTTCAGCAATGCCATGCAGCTTTCCTGGAGGCCAACTACGATGAAACCATGCTGGCCGAAAGCCGGTATCCTTACTTTTTAAAAAAGCGTATTAGTGGTGGCAGGGGCCATCTGAGTAATAAACAGGCATTAGAACTGTTTACCACACACCGTCCTGCTTATATGAGCCATTTATTGCTGGCCCACCTTTCGCAGGAAAACAACAAGCCCGAGCTGGTGCAGGACTTGTTTAACAGCTGTGCAGGGCAAACTACCATTACAGTAGCCTCCCGCCACCAGGAATCGGCCGTGTATCGCATTACCGGCACTCAATAATTATTTCACCACATCCTCCAGCTCTACATCCGAATCGTCTGCATCATTTTCGGCTTCCATAATGGCGTCCTGTACCTTTATGGCATCGGCATGCTGGCGTTGGGTTTGTTTGTCTTTGGTTTTGTTTAGCTGTAGCTTTAAAACGTCAATGCATTCACTTACCGCGTTTTCAAAGTAAATACCTGTCTTTTTTACAAAGGGATCGTAACCGGGCACTTCCAGCCTTATTTCGCAATAGTTATTTTCGGGAGTGGAGTCTGGTCCTTTGAACAGAGTAACATCGGCCCGTATAATCTGATCGCTTTTAAGAGTGTGTAATTTTTCCCTGATAAAGCTTTCCAATGTTTCACCAGCGTTAAAGCCAAGTGATTGAATGATAATATCCATAGGTACTAGTTTTATCTGCATTGCGACAGGAATTATGCCAATATAGCCCGCTCGGAAAATTACCGCCTTTTGCGTACCTTGAATAGAATTAACGGCAGGCAATAAATGTGTTTTTATGGCAACCTTTGCACGAAACGAACTGGCTATATTGGGTACAAATTGCAGCAATATCAACAAGTTGGCCCAGTGGATAATGGGGGCATTGCCTGCTTATCGTATTGGTTATGCCGATGCCGATCACTCAGCCGAAGCGGGCAATGACGGAATGCCGCACAGGGCAGAAGTGTTGTTCTCCGATAAAATAGCTTACACACGCGTGGAATATGCCCGCCCTTTTAATGCCATACAACAGCGGCACTGTTTTAACGATACAGACCTGGTGCTGGTAAATGGCAACCATTTTATTGCTTCCCGCCAAATAATAGTGATAGACGATGCTAAGCCGCTACATAAGAAGTTAAGTAAGCTTACTCATGTAGTGCTGGTGTTATTGGCGGGTAATGCCACAGGGGTGCCGGAAGATATAAGCAGTCAGCTGCCGGAGCTGTTAACAGTGCCTGTGTTATCGGTAGAAGATAAAGAAGGCCTGGTACATTTTGTAGAGAACTGGATGCAGCAACGTAAACCGGTGTTAAATGGGTTGGTGTTGTCGGGTGGACAAAGCACGCGTATGGGGATGGATAAGGGGGAGATACGGTATCATGCTCATAAAACGCAAAGGCAGTATGTATACGAATTGTTGAAGCCATTGTGCAACGAGGTGTTTGTATCGTGCAATGCAGCGCAGGCAACGGCGGTGGCAGAACAGGGATTGCCTGTTATTACAGATAGCTTTATGGATATGGGGCCTTTGGGGGGCATTTTATCCGCTTTCCGGCATACCCCGGATGCTGCGTGGTTAGTGGTGGCTTGCGATCTGCCTTATTTATCGGCCATCACCCTGGGAATACTTGTTGCGGAGCGGGATGCGTTTCGCATGGCCACTGCTTTCTGGGATCCGGAAGGTGGTAACTGGCCTGAGCCGTTGACCACTATCTGGGAGCCTGCCAGTTATTCCTGGCTGTTGCAGTTGCTGGCACAGGGCTATACCAGCCCGCGGGAGGCGCTTATCAATGCCAATATAGCTTTGCTGCCCACGCCAGATAAAAAAGAGCTGTTAAATGTAAATGAGTATAACGACTACGTTACTACTTCTCATGAATTGAATGAGCCTGATAACAGATAAAGTCATGAATGTATTGTTGTTTGGAATCGCTGGCCGTTGTGGTGAACAGTGAATATGCAGCTGGTAACCAGTTTTGTTTCAGGTATGGTAGGCATTGCCATCTGATAGCATAAAAAGCAAGGCAGCGCCCATGGTGTGGGTGCTGCCTTGCGGGTACAATGTGAGGGGCCTTTTCTACATTGTTGTTTATTCAATAATTACTTTACTACTTTCTTTCCATCCTTTGCCGGAAGCCTGTAGTATATACAAACCAGGAGCAGGTTTGGCAGGTAGTTCTACCCGGTAGTTTTTTTCACCGGCTACAAATGTTTTCTGATATATCGTGTTGCCCCCGGTAGTAGATAGGGTGATGTTAACGGTGCTGGTGGCAATAGTGCGCAACCTCACCTGTAGCAGGGTGGTGCCCGGGTTAGGATATACTTCTATATGTTGTGCAGTGTTGGCTTCAGTAGCTGCTTCGGCAGGTGAGGGACTGGCCAGTACCAGGCTGGCAGGTAAAGTAGATACTACCACATTCACCGTATCGCTGTACGTGCTGCCATCCGAACCGGTTACAGTGTATTTAAAACTGCCCAGCCCGTTAAAACTGCTGGTAGGTGTAAAGCGAACTGTATGTCCGTTAGATTGAAGGGTAGCTGTGCCATTGGCAACATTGCTGATAGCGTAGGTGGGGCTAACAGAAGTAAAGCCACTGGTGTACTTGTATAAATCCAGGTCGGCATACGTGTTGGTCACCGTATTCATATGTGGGTCGGCCAGCCAGTTGATATATTTTTCAATCAGGGTATAACCGTCTGCCCCTACAGTCATGGCATCATTACTGTTGATGTTAGAGCCGGTAGCGGTTTCCCAGAAGTCGGGTATGCCATCTCCATCGGTGTCAGTTAAAGTAGTGCCGGTGGCAATGGTGCCATAGCCATTATTGCCCAATCCTGTTTGTGTCTGGCTGGTGTATAATGCTCCATCGGGCCCGCGGGTGCCAGCACCTGTGCCTGTAGTACCGCTACCCAGCGTGTTTATCTGGCTTACTACCAGGTTATCTACTTCATCACGCGGAAAAGCGCCGGACCAGGAAGTGGTAAGGCGAAAAGCGGTTTGCGTATTAAACGGGGTAACCGAAGTGGTCAGTGGCGACCAGGGAGAGGTGAGTATGGTACCGGGGCCCTGATACCAGTAAGGCGTGGTGGCGGCCCCGTTCAAAGCGCCATTTAAATCACTGTCTTTCAGGTTGCCGCTGTAATAAATACTCTGGTTCTTATCTACCTGGTACCAGGTGTTATCGGTGCCGGTGCTGGCAGGGCCATGAATGAAATAGTTGTTTACTATGTCGTGCTTAAACTTGGTGCTGGTGTGCGTGGTGTAACCGGCAGAACAGTTATACAATACATTGTTTACGAATATGGTATTGATTTTAGCCAGCGGGTTGCGGTTGTGCGAGTTGGCAAAGATGTTATAAAACCATGCCCAGGTACCGTTCACGCCTTCTGTATGCGCACCAAACTGCTGGTAAGTAGGATTGGCAATAAGACAGTGCTGGAGAGTGATGTTGGTAACGGGGTAATTTTGCCAGTCGTCACTTACCCCATCAATATTATTCCAGGGAGCAAACTCAAACGAACAATGGTCCAGTATTACATTGGTAGAGCGATACAGGCTAAGTGCCACATCTGTGTTGGCAGCAGTTTCACTGCCAGGGCGAAAGCGTACATACCGGCAGATGATATTGGTGGAGCTGCCAA encodes the following:
- a CDS encoding MBG domain-containing protein, which gives rise to MKKLILQFCFLGLFFIAGKSQTLTEVILPQYMYGNGTTGGSIITFAFRAKISGLTASSTYRYNNLAVLVADDQTKTGTGYSQVAKETANFNRNVTTAALTGSNTGTFVSDANGEYTGWFILEPYGVKFTAGNEVLMQVNLGAAGGGQSITKRLYSSNTVKVINWGSSAANNGTAIRSVAKAGVAKNFVMLYDTDTATVNVRPISSAVIESDGLDISTQTLASAFASFYKTDVDAKDKAWGTLIPNNLANGIRKIIRYNFDGSQAGFNTSATGSWPASATTTVSTVNATGGITDVIVLDGDQVTLDAPVKTKAELAFPATFPAEVYTTATDFSAGVTSKSLVTIAYSSSNETVATIDAAGLIHIVGAGSVTIKAVQAEDATYAADSAEVSLLVTVPKTVPTLVFPDAFPATVIVSAADFNAGVTSNSPVAITYTSSNAAAATIDANGLIHIVGLGTTVITASQESDATYTEATATKTLTVVDKPVPTTSFLPFSTKIYGDVPFDVTATASSGATVIYTTDNPSVAQIVNNQVTVTGAGTATITATFPATSSYSQASTSQVLTVQKKALSIVADNITKKQGDANPALTVTYIGLVNGDTYATALQTPVQVSTSVTTTSPAGIYPISVNGGIAANYTLTLVPGTLTVEAVFKENVISFPALSMKVYGSADVEAGATASSGLAVTYTSSNTNVVVISGTKIHIVGAGAATITASQAGNSTYAAASPVTQTVTVNKALLTVSTIDTSKTQGVVNPDFILTFSGFVYSDNASSLTTLPVAVTSATTSSPAGVYPVVVSGGIADNYDFLYINGKFTIYPASGKTNDEVVGYCDAPGQLKISVLSKSATRAAIQLYDASGKKVVDLTVQLSAGFNVYHVDVSRLAAGVYPLRVVGNDLLLKYKAVIR
- a CDS encoding HPF/RaiA family ribosome-associated protein, which translates into the protein MDIIIQSLGFNAGETLESFIREKLHTLKSDQIIRADVTLFKGPDSTPENNYCEIRLEVPGYDPFVKKTGIYFENAVSECIDVLKLQLNKTKDKQTQRQHADAIKVQDAIMEAENDADDSDVELEDVVK
- the porV gene encoding type IX secretion system outer membrane channel protein PorV — translated: MKPLFIKYAGAALLLAATGAVKAQNTTLSVTNAAVPSLQISPDAKAGGMGDVAIATDADASSVYYNLAKIVFAKKKSGASANYTPWMKDVADDMSLSAVSGYHQLSDEQAIGASLRYFNMGNVDLIDYNGNKLQTNHPNEFTLDLGYARKLSPLFSAGVALRYISSGLVAGTVNGTDYKRGNTVAADVSLFYNGLKENAKGWTAGLTLANLGGKIGYSNNAGNKGFLPASLNLGFAYREALDDKNGILLGGDVNKLLVPEMPDSDKEVADYYNKGVVSSWFSGLGNKAWQFGLGTEYNYMEKLYLRLGYRSQSYTGGSWQFITAGLGLQFDIASINFSYLVPTGDKVNRNPYVNTVRLGVQFGWGK
- a CDS encoding MBL fold metallo-hydrolase, with translation MSLFIASLNSGSNGNCYYVGNEQEAVLIDAGISCRETERRMLRLGLSLNKVKAVFISHEHSDHIRGLPVLSRKYNLPVYITDGTLHHGGLKDQVRTVLSFTADESVLIGDLEVMPFSKQHDAADPHSFTISCNDTRIGVFTDIGISCPNLVKHFQQCHAAFLEANYDETMLAESRYPYFLKKRISGGRGHLSNKQALELFTTHRPAYMSHLLLAHLSQENNKPELVQDLFNSCAGQTTITVASRHQESAVYRITGTQ
- a CDS encoding T9SS type A sorting domain-containing protein: MKKRLHGIGVLAMLFSLFNSTQLQAQLAFPGALGFGANATGGRAGSVYHVTTLADAGTGSFRDAVSQSNRIVVFDVSGYVTLASAVSVKSNITIAGQTAPGGGIGFKGGKISFGSSTNIICRYVRFRPGSETAANTDVALSLYRSTNVILDHCSFEFAPWNNIDGVSDDWQNYPVTNITLQHCLIANPTYQQFGAHTEGVNGTWAWFYNIFANSHNRNPLAKINTIFVNNVLYNCSAGYTTHTSTKFKHDIVNNYFIHGPASTGTDNTWYQVDKNQSIYYSGNLKDSDLNGALNGAATTPYWYQGPGTILTSPWSPLTTSVTPFNTQTAFRLTTSWSGAFPRDEVDNLVVSQINTLGSGTTGTGAGTRGPDGALYTSQTQTGLGNNGYGTIATGTTLTDTDGDGIPDFWETATGSNINSNDAMTVGADGYTLIEKYINWLADPHMNTVTNTYADLDLYKYTSGFTSVSPTYAISNVANGTATLQSNGHTVRFTPTSSFNGLGSFKYTVTGSDGSTYSDTVNVVVSTLPASLVLASPSPAEAATEANTAQHIEVYPNPGTTLLQVRLRTIATSTVNITLSTTGGNTIYQKTFVAGEKNYRVELPAKPAPGLYILQASGKGWKESSKVIIE
- a CDS encoding NTP transferase domain-containing protein, encoding MATFARNELAILGTNCSNINKLAQWIMGALPAYRIGYADADHSAEAGNDGMPHRAEVLFSDKIAYTRVEYARPFNAIQQRHCFNDTDLVLVNGNHFIASRQIIVIDDAKPLHKKLSKLTHVVLVLLAGNATGVPEDISSQLPELLTVPVLSVEDKEGLVHFVENWMQQRKPVLNGLVLSGGQSTRMGMDKGEIRYHAHKTQRQYVYELLKPLCNEVFVSCNAAQATAVAEQGLPVITDSFMDMGPLGGILSAFRHTPDAAWLVVACDLPYLSAITLGILVAERDAFRMATAFWDPEGGNWPEPLTTIWEPASYSWLLQLLAQGYTSPREALINANIALLPTPDKKELLNVNEYNDYVTTSHELNEPDNR